The region ATTTTTTTACTAGAACacagagatcagaattgagatgttcaGATCGCGATGTGCTCAATTCTggaggtattttagaaaaggattttcTGATGTAGAGATTTTTCTAAAGTACCTGCAGGGGTGCACATGTATTTGCTGACACATGCTGCAGGAGTTGACATCTtcacattgaaaaaaaatgaaaggcaTAGGCCTGGTAGATTCTATTTCTACATGAAGAATTCTTTCCTTACACACACAGATGTAATGATTTTATAACTTCCACATGTAAGTGATGCCATTTCCATGTGTAGTTCTCCATTATTCAAACCTATATGTGTAAGAGCcaccaattaagtagtgaggctgcaattttaagttggtttcattttggaggagGAAATAAAGAAGAATGACTCCCTTAATATTTTGTGTAAAGCTCTGGCTGAAACAAGTACATTTGTACAACCTATGTGTGCTTTTGAGCTGATGTAAAAACCGCTGTGCACAGTTTGCGTGTATGTTTTTCCCCACACAcatgtattccctttgtaaaatgggaaatacgcatgtaaattttagtcCCGCCTAATCCACACTCTTTTGTAATCTCTGTATGGTGTGGATCTCTGAAATCAGCATTTCCACATGTATGTGATAAACACATGTAAACATCACTATCTATATatggatatgtttctaaaataatgaccttaacctagaaaaaaaaaacacagagacaaAAGAAAAGACATCAGACAAGGTCCATGGAAAAACAGGAACTGAAATAGTCCCATGTGATGATACCAGCATGGAAACTCCCATGCCTGTTACTCTTTCTATAGAAACATAGAGAGTTTATTAcactttttattctttacaagCCAACAAATGTTGAAAAGGGGTTGAGAATGACTATTTAGGGGTATAATAACTCTGACAATTTAACAGAATGAGGCAGCCTTATCCAATTAGGTGAACCAGATTAGTCAGCTGAATAACATCCAGTTATCCTGACTCAAGATATCAGCCCAATGGTGTCTAATCGTGTGCTTCAAAAGATTGTTCTCAGGGGAAGGGGAGTAAGCATTTGATGGAGAACGTTGAGTTatttatcaaaatctcagggTTGAATGAAGAAGGGAGCTTATAAGAGCTTGGATCTTTTAAACACCTACCAATGCCTCTGGGAATTAGGGAACTTTCAGGGTAGGGAGACAGGGAAAACAGTAATTAATTTGGATAAGATAAGAGATTGTCCCTCTATAGAAAGGAAAACAGAGCATAGCAGGTTTGTGGTGAGAGAGGGTGTGTACAGTTGAGTGAAAAATGGGAAAGTAACACATAAAGCTTACTTGAAAAATTGCCAATAAAGGCAATCCCAATGGATGATGGATTGACATTCCCAGCATGGACTCCAACTCTGTACCAACCACGTCCTTCATACACTTGACCATCTTCACCAATCAGGAAACTGCAGGAAAGACCGAAACAGGTAAGATATGACTGAAATAGTCCCCTCAAATTCTTTATCAAAAATACAATATCCACAGATGGAATAGGGCAAATTTcaaaataattcaaacaacagTGTTCAACTTGCTGACATACATGTGACCACTACATAAAACCAAATaaagtgcaaccccccccccccccccaaaaaaaaaaaaacagtacaaatgaaagaagcaaacaaaaagacaaaaaaacaaagaaaagggcaAAGAGTGAAGCCTCAGCTAAACGCCCTCTCCAGGACAAAGTCTCAACAACAGGGACTACAGCAGAAATTATCACCAGCCTACTCCCTGTCACTaacacaaaatatggcataggtggagaaaaaagccaaataaaaaaaaactccaccctAAAAAGGCGAACAATCAGAGTATGTCAAAGCCAGTGTGAGTGCAACAAACACACTGGAAGATATGGTCTGAAACCCAAGTAAACATAACGGAAAAATTTGAAGACCCACTTTTTCAGGAATTCCAACCCTAACTTTTTACCATTGTACCATTGTGTTTTTATACCATTTGGCTTTTTTCTCCACCTGTGTCACGTTAACTTTGAGGCTTCACTCtttgcctttttcttttcttttttttttttttttttgtctttttgtttgtttctctcatttatgctgttttttttcactttatttgGTTTTCTGTAGTGGTCACATGTATATCAGCAAGTTGAGCAGTGTTCTTTGAATTATTTTGAAACAGTCCTCCAACATCGGTCCCTCCCTCTTTATAACTGTACGTCGTTTCTAGTATTGGAGCTCTTAACACTTTGGTAGGATTTGTTAACGAGGTTttcagattgatattcaaaagcacttgtgCAGTTGGCAGCAGTGCCAACTGCTTAAGGGATTTAAAAAGAATTGTCAGCACTTATACATATAACTGGCCATTTTGCAAGCATAAGAAAACCTATATAGTCAGCAGTGAAATTCAGTTGCTGAATACATGTGAGCCCCATATTCAGCCATGGTGGTCAGCAGAttttgcaacactgactgccacaAGCAAAatcagacccagatattcaatgttgggcctaATCCATGCACTAGCATTGACAGACCATCCAAGTCTCCCATGTTAGGAGACTTTCGCTTTGgcaggtaacccccccccccccccccccccccccccacacacacacacacctactgGGGAAGCTCAGACTCCTACTGAGGGTCTGAGCATGATTCTACGCATATTTCCTGTCCCACCCCCACATGGTCCAGCATCATCCCTTCTTTCTACCCCCTGTGGTCTGCTCCTCTCAGACCTTCCTATCAgcgttccttttttctttttttttatgctCCAACAGCATCAGCACTGTAAAGAAGAGCAATGCACCACAGAGCCTTGTGCTCAAGTGTGCTGTAAATCGCTGCTGGATCCCACTCTCTCTCTGATGCACACTTCCTGTTgccttgtaggcaggacacagcagcaacTTGTAGCCTGCTTGAGTGTGAAGCGCTGCTACTGCCCTGTCCTTCATGCATGCTTGGTTTTTGCACATGCAcgaaaattgagcatgtgcagcaAGGGGAGGGAGCATGATGGCAGTACTTGGATAGTGCCATCAGCTGCAGAGATTAGGAGAGGGAACAGTTCTTGCGGTAGGACCTCTGCAGTGCAGCCAGTGGGGTTTAGAGATCCCCACCAGCCTTAACAATGGCGTGAAAATTTTGggtgtggctacaccactgcacagCAGTCTTCTCAGATCCTCAGCAGTACTATCTGGTTATGTACTGCTGAAATCCATGCATGGCCCAGTCAGGGGCCTCTCCTACACGGTTAAGTGGCGCTGAATACCAAGccctttacttatttatttaaacatttctgtacCACACAATCCATATGTTTACTTTAAAAGTTTTTCCCCTCTGAGCTCTGCTAGAATTAGGTAACTTTGGCCTGCTACTGATGACCAGCCAAAACTGTGATAAAAgaagaaatataaataaacaataagATAAAACCATGCTTTGGAAATGCCTCTAGTATAATCCTTTATTGGACAGAAGAAGTTTGGCTGGGCAACAATTTGAACAAATTCACGGGCCCTGTTACAAAGCTGCAGAAGGGCTAatgcatggttagcatgcaccaaatcagcactactgccgggGTGGTGCATATGTAATTCTGAGTTTGACGTGCAccaaatcctgtggtagaaaatatttttctattttctactgcgggaggcGTTCCTGGAGGTAAtcagcagcgcagccacattggcgcatgctgcatggttaccatgcaggtagcgcatgagcccttaccgctaggtcaatggctggcaataagggctcaggtcgtaaataggcacacgctagttttaatttttgtacacACCTATTTCCCAGCCTattaaaaaatgtcctttttcttagttgcagtaaaaggtggcccagCACACACCCAAAAGACGCACcctcactaccgcaggccactttttaccttggttttgtaaaaggaccacttagctGGTGAGAGAGAGGAAACTTTTAAATCACaatcttttttaaatttaatttgatGCTGGTGAATACATAACATTTGATAGGATATCAGGATGTACGGATAAATGTTATCCCTTTAGGAGGAGACATTCTGGGAGCAGGGCTAAAAGATAAACAGATAGTACAAATATTCAGTGCAATCCACCTATCTTTTTCCACTTAAACAGCAGCCTAAAGTTTTCCTTTCAGAGGGGCAGAAATTTGAAAGCAGAGGATTCATCCATGTAAAACTTACATAGATAAGTCCTGTTCAACATTTCCCTTACAGTTTTTCTCCTGATGTGTCACTAGCAAGGAAATCAACACACATGTACACTACACAGCCTTTGCCCCATACTCAGCTTCCCCACTCTggtcctatttattttatttttgctacatttgtaccccgcgcttttcccactcatggcaggctcaatgcggcttactatTCTCTTACTTGTAGCCAATATCACACCACTTTTGACTGTTCATGTGGTAGTTCTGCATCCCCAGCAGCTGCCTTTTGCAGGAGGCCAGACTGTAGCAGGATGGGGTCACAGTGTGGTGGATGATCGCCATGGGTCGCTGGCTCTGCATTACTGGGCTGTTGCACCGGGGAGGCCGAGCTCCCCACGCAGCACGGGAAACAATGGATGGACAGCCTGTTGGAATAAGAAAAGAATACATTATTTTACAGCCACCTGTTTCCTGAGGCAACTCCTGGATACATTTGAATAATTTTGCATGTTAAATGTAGCCAGTCTCTCCGGAGGGGATTCAGATAGCCCAGGAGGCCCTccataaaagaagaaaaaggtgGCTGCTACTTTAAAACGATATAGAAACATAcagcacatgagcagttcatgcAATAAAGTAAAAGGCTCCTGCTGGATGGGGAAGAAAACAGCCTAAACTGATCTTaagtgaaatatttttttttagattttgctcacacctttttcagtcaaAAAGAGATAAGGTTCACCTTGGGTATATTTAAAGAAAAACACTTTTATTGGTGGTTACATTCCAGAAAAGAAAAGCTAAACAGGACAAAGCAAATCAATAGGTAGCAAAATTCCTCAATTCACTACATATGAACCttcattttacatagaatgttgAGGCAGGAATTGGaacatccaggttgggacatgCTCAGTTCTGGTGGTGTTTTACGAAAGACTCTGCTAAACACTGAGCCTTTTGTATAATATCAATAAGGACATCACCAGATACATGTGTATGTGCAAGCATTACTGTGGAAACAGAAATTTCACAAACCTATACCTGCACaaaaagagcagcatcactcAATAGCTTCCACATATAGATGCCAGCAATTATACATGGAAGTGCTAATTTTCGACACCTCCATGTAAAAGTGCAAAAAACTATATATGTGAAGGGCAGTTCCACTGCTGGCGAAGATAGTGATGATAACAACAAACCTGAAAACTGCTTGCTGCATTTTGAGGAAGACAGCACAGAAGAACGGCAAGATACTCAGGTCTACCAGCAGCAGGCCTCCTCACCTGAGATTTTCAAATTACTAGCACAGCTGTGGACCTTGCACCagtttttaaaatgaaaatatacacacacatccactttgaaaattacatAGGAAAAAAAGAGCTGAAGGTTTGCAGGGAGTTTTCATAAATAAAACAATTGACACAGCTTTGAAAATACAAAAACCACGTATCATGTAGCAATTTACTTGAGTAAATAGCCTGTGAATTTCTGAGGAATTTCTGGGCTTTTCTTTCCTTATTTGTATCTGGAATAGAATAGCTCATCTTTCAAATCAGTTTCCTGTTCTCCCCTTCTAGAACCCTAAGGTTGACACTCATGCCCTGCCCTTCAGCTATCAGGATGCCTCTCCTAAACACATTCTCAATTCAAACAGCTCCATCTAAATTTGTACAGCTTATGCACTGGACAAAACTATTTCATGCaaatgatcactgagggacttacCAAGCGTAACAGCACAGAGTGCCGAGAGCACCACAATCAAATGCAACATCCTGCTCAGATTGAGATTAGATTCCTAAGAGAACCCCTGCATATGATACAAGTGAACATATAATAATTAACCATCATGATTAAAGAAATACAGACATGCAGCCACATCTGGAGTGAATTGCTTAACAGTATTTATATGGCATGCTCTGCTCCCTAAAGAAActacagagacctctagtggctctaCCATATTATTGTATGTTGAGTCTTCCATACCCCCATAGCTTCTGGAAAAAGAAGCTGGCTATCCTACCTATGATTGACAGTGGTAGGAGGAGACACCTCTTGGAGGGAAACTGTGCTGGTATATATACTCAGCACAGTTTTGAACCAGCTTGTCTTTGACTCTTGCTTCCCTGGTCATTATACCACTACCGTGAAGGGAAGAGGGTCTTTGGCTAACATAGCCACTGAACCTGGAGGTCTTATGTGGGCCCTGAGTCCACATAAGCTTTGGTAGGTAACAGCAGGACAATTAGCCCCCTTTATTCAGTACCAGTGCCtacacatggcctggcactgaatatccagagctaATGTAGCCCacaatggtcagcatttaaaaaaaatgctgaatattgatccTTTGAGTGTTCCAATGAAAATCTACTATGGATTGTAAATGAttggaaatatttttcttttctacctctgCCTGCATATAGTTGCTTAGAATTGTCCCATTCATTTGCCTTAAAAAAATCCAAGTTTAAGTAAACTCTTTGATTCAGAGCTTAACTCCTGGCATGGAGTGACTTACTGGGTGAAAGGAGAGAGCTGAGCAGGTGGATTACTGTTACAATTGGCCTCCTGGCACATGCTTGTCCTGGCACTGACCAAAATCTTAGGGACCAATTTCAGACaacaggagttagctgggctgactCCCATAGTCGGCACTGagcccatatattcaatgccgggtaaTTTCTGGTGACCGTCATTGACTATCCAGTTTATTTCTCGCCAGTTTATACATAattggccaagccaatattcagcattggccagttaaatttaaaccagccaaagatatacctaCTATTTCAGTGGCCttatttggccgccaaacttagttggtgatgtgctgaatactactactactactacttaacatttctagagcgctactaggattacgcagcgctgtacagtttaacaaaaaaggacagtccctgctcaaaggagcttacaatctaaaggacgaaatgtcaagttggggcagtctagatttcatgaatagaggtatagtggttaggtgccaaaggcgacattgaagaggtgggctttaagcaaggatttgaagatgggcagggagggggcctggcatatgggctcagggagtttattccaagcatggggtgaggcgaggcagaaagggcggagcatggagttggcagtggtggtaatgggtactgaaaggagggatttgtcttgagagcggaggttacgggtaggaacgtaaggggagatgagggtagagaggtaaggaggggctgcagatcgagtgcatttgtaggttagtaggagaagcttgaactgtatgcggtacttgatcggaagccagtgaagtgacttgaggagaggggtgatgtgagtatatcggtccaggcggaagataagacgtgcagcagagttctgaacggactgaacgggggatagatggcaaagtgggaggccagtgaggagtaggttgcagtagtcacggcgtgaggtaatgagagagtggatgagagttcgggtggtgtgctcagagaggaaagggcgaattttgctaatgctgtagaggaagaagcgacaggtcttggctatctgctggatatgcgcagaggagaggcaggagttgaagatgactccgaggttgcgggcagatgagacggggacgatgagggtgttatcaactgagatagagagtggagggagaggagaagtgggtttgggtgggaagacaataagctcggtcttggccatgttcagtttcaggtggcggatggacatccaggcagcaatgtcggataagcaggctgatactttggcctgggttttggcagtgatgtctggtgtggagagataaagctgggtgtcatcggcataaagatgatactggaaaccatgagatgagatcaaagagcccagggaagaggtgtagattgaaaaaagaaggggtccaaggacagatccttgaggaactccaacagagagcgggatgggggtggagaaagAGTCATGAGAATATaatctgaaggtacggtgggagagataagaggagaaccaggagaggacagagccctggaacccaaatgaggacagtatggcaagaagtaaattgtgattgagtgtcaaaagcagtggataggttgaggaggatgaggatggagtagtgacctttggatttggcaaggaacaggtcattgcagactttagatagtgccatttctgtcaagtgtagggggcgaaagccggattgaagtggatcgaggatggcatgagaggagagaaaatcaaggcaacggctgtgaacggcgcgttcaagtatcttggagaggaagggtaggagggaaatggggcagttggagggacaggtagggtcaagtgatgtttttttgaggagaggtgtgactacagcatgcttgaaggtgtcagggacagttgcagtggagagagagaggttgaggatatgacagatgggggggggggggtgacagtaggagagatggtgttaagtaagttggtggggatggggtctgaggaacaggtagtacatttcgaggaggaacgaaggtgggcggtttcctcttcggtgatatcaggaaaagaggagaaggaggcccgggttggttggttgagggagtgggttatagggtgaagagggtgAATATCAGcgcatagccagttatattgcttgatataaccagttattcaCTAAGTGCTAACCTGTAATATTAAGtgagagataaccggctatctcccactgattattgccggatagctggttaaatgccattTTGACCGTTTAAATGGATTTAAAAATCAGGGGGTTAAAATTTATTAACAGTAACCGGCCCTGATGctcactggacaaggaaaggTTACAGGGTTACATGGCCAAAAGTCATATGGAATATGTGTTGGAGGAGATGATAATTCTTGCTAATATTTTTAAGAGTGCCATGGCTCACTAGGGACTAGAAATGTGAAGGGGAAATAATTTTGGATAAGAATACATGGGAATTTAGAAGCATATTTGTTTAAAACTGTTCTAGATGATTTTGATACAAAGCTCCtgaggaattagcctctctgtgcagTTATGATGTCAACTGTTACTCCATGTGGTGCAGAGTCAGGTGACTCAGTTGATGtagcgtatctagattttcagaaagcttttgacaaagttactcatgagagactcctgagaaaattaaagagtcatggggtaggaatcaatgttctggtgtggattaggaattggttattggcagaaaacagagggtaggcttaaatggccatttctctcaatggaggaaagtgaatagtggagtgccacagggatctgtactgggatcggtgctatttaacatatttataaatgatctgaaaatcagaacaagtgaagtaattaaatttgtagatttattcaaggttgttaacacatgcggattgtgaaaaattgcaggaaaaccttaggaaattgaaagactggacatccaaatggcagatgaaatttaatgtggacaaatgcaaagtgatgcagattgggaggaataatccaaatcatagttagcaccttgggggtcagcacccaagagaaaggtctaggtgtcgttgtagatgaTACGCcaaaattttctgcccagtgtgcagtggcagccaaaaacccaaacaggatgctaggaattattaggaaagggatggtaaataatagAATGCCTTTGTAATCTACCAACCTTTGTTATCTATTACGGTACTTGATTGAGCTTAATATGTTGACAATttcacatcggggggggggggggggtgagtttatTGTTGAGGAGATACATATGTTAAATGTCAACTTTTGATACGATAGTTTTTGGCAGATTTCATGCTGGTAGGTCATGTATATTGGTTtacaataaagatgatttaaacataaatttgaCCTGTGTTCCAATATTCTGATTCTTAGACATCTTGAAGTCAAACCCACATATGTTTTTGGACACGTACACAtgactatataaataattctgacTTGCAGTTGGTATAGTTTCTCAATACATATCTTCCATCCATAGGGTTAATCCATTCCTTAGCTTAAAAAGTGCCACAAACATTGCAAGTACCACACTAGTAATGTCCTGAAGGTAACCCCACATGAACTTCCTTTTTCTTAGACCTAAATCCTTCAGATTTTTATCTCTAGAAAAGGCCACATCTCAATCAGGTCTGCGAATCCAGTGGTTCATTTAATTTTCTTGTACTATTATCGTATCATGGAGCCGCCTTCAATTGTTTATGAACATACAATACCTTTAACAATGCTCTTTCAACTCTTATTGGTAAATTGTCTCAATTATTGTGTTCTCAAAATACAAAATTCTGCTATATAGACAGCTCTGAAGGTCCAccctccctcctgcctcctctctgTCTCCAGCCAAAACAAGAAATAGGAGCCTGAAGATCAATGGGCAAGGAGAGTgggaagcaattagttgctaGGAGACAGATTAAGGAGGACATTACTCAGAgctatacctccccccccccccatctcctctgCTCCCTAACATATCAACAGCTCAAAGGCAAGCTGAAAAAcatacaagaccagaacaccagatCCCATACCAAAGAACAAAGTCCCATCACGCATCCTATCATCAGAACACGGCCTATTACTAGCCCACAGTGAAttgaaaccaaaatgaataccttcaaactactcctagtattctactccttaacactgatccacctaacactaaccaccccactcgcagaaagtaacatcatacccatcctatataataattctcacctggaacattctgaagctcactctgtgggagggaaacactgaaggcttGGCTGTCAGCAAcattcactctcactcatgcaccactcactgtcactcaggacccgccctcagccacgccccttccggacataattcgctaccccaacgttctaaatgaagcctcaaaaccccctcaaaaccggaactgtgaggcgccagagatatcctgtTTGCCCATGCCTGGAAACCGGAAGTCAGAACTGTGAAGCgtcgtgtgccccgccctcgcgtcaaacgtcatgacgatgagggcggaccacactgcaggaaacaaacaccATCTACGGCGGACCACACTGCAGGAAACAAACGCGCAATCTCCCGGCTCCGTGCCCAGGCTGCAAACGCCATCTACCCACGGAAACAGCATCACCTGTGAAGCGTtgtgtgccctgccctcgcgt is a window of Microcaecilia unicolor chromosome 11, aMicUni1.1, whole genome shotgun sequence DNA encoding:
- the PGLYRP1 gene encoding peptidoglycan recognition protein 1, translated to MLHLIVVLSALCAVTLGCPSIVSRAAWGARPPRCNSPVMQSQRPMAIIHHTVTPSCYSLASCKRQLLGMQNYHMNSQKWCDIGYNFLIGEDGQVYEGRGWYRVGVHAGNVNPSSIGIAFIGNFSNRLPNSKAINAAKNLIQCAVSRNRLRSNYALRGHRNVMNTACPGNTLYRNILAWKNFRA